Below is a genomic region from Biomphalaria glabrata chromosome 3, xgBioGlab47.1, whole genome shotgun sequence.
ATCAATTAATATGATGGTAGTGTTTCTAGGTTCTAGTTAGATCAAATTTATTCCTACTTCTGCCTTTGTGCTGTGAGACTGGAAAAATACTGCCTCTCTGTGGTCACATTTAGGACAGTGATGGTCTTCAGTTCGTGGTAGAGTTGGATCAGCAATAACATCCCCAACTATCTGAGTTAATTCACTaaggaagaacaaaaaataaatacaattaaataacaaaacaagaaaaaagagaTTTGTGTTCCAAGCTCATAGTACCCTTGTGTGTCCGTCATAATTAGGCGAAAACTTACTAGTTTATAGATATATGAAAACTTTGGATTAACACAAACTGCTTACtaacttgtttttaaaatgtgcacACTAATGGGGATTTTCACGCTTCAAAGTTATTCGTGGTACTGGtaatcttctctttgtttacactGTGATTTTAAATGGTCGGTTAATGTGCCTCTTTACAGTTGGAGAGAAAcaagttgaaaaaaaaggaagaaacgTGGTGGTGATAAACTGGAACTTAAAGAAGGATGTCATATTGGAatatcactgttgccaactaaataaattaaaatgacatcGTGAGACAAGCAAAAGAGCTTGTTAATTTTACGGagcataaaaattattatttggttTATTACAATACTTCACTTATCAAAATTTTTGTACATAGTAATCAGATGATACAGCAAAAAGCTTGCTATCTAAATACTGAAAAGAAATCTTACTCGACTTCATGCATAATTTTGTTGACATAAATACATCTGTTGTCAGCCTCTTGTTGGTAATCACAATTCCTGCActgaaaaacataaacaacttCGAGAGTTAAAGGTCTATAACAAAGTGGGGACAATGCTTTCTATCCAATAGATTCTAAACAATGGGCGATGCCATAAAATAGAAGTGAAATAGAACCAAGTATTAGTAAAGTCTCTACAGATAAGCACTTACTGCATACAGCAGaattctgttttctttgtcctCTTTTGGATATAACATGTTGTTGCTAGAAATGATGAAATCTGATTAGTTTTAAGAATAAATCATTTATTTGGCATGCAATcacatgattaaaaaaaaacagatgataaCTTATACTATGTCCCTTTAGATATTCATTGTGCTTCTTAAATTCATTGAACAAAGCAATAAGTTTCAAAGACCTATTAATTTACTTGTATCCATTTTGTGAAGGCTTGCATGGTGACTCAATGTGAAAACAAAGTATGACATGCTATCACTCTGGTTTTTATAATGGGgtagctatttttttttgtatttcataatTTGACTTATTTTCTCAGTCAGACATGGCTCCATCAGGAAATGGGATGAGATAAGATAGTACCACAGCTATTGATAAGATATATGATAAGTCAAGTTTCAGTCAGTTATATCTATAGATAATGTGACTTTTATGGCTGAAAAGCAACTAACATTACAACTTGGAGCTAAGCCTTTATGTAAGCAACCTTTAATCTTAAAGCAAGCAATGTACATTTTTAGACACCAGTTTCAGGCCTAGAGaaacaaaatgcattttctccttttcaacatttattttggtattttgctttctatatttaaaaaaatgactttggttttatttattgtaatagctTATTGCAACCCTTTTGAATAGATCTGGATTTTTATGCTAttagaatatgttttttttaagtgttacaaagtaccattccttgctttctttttctctatcaaaaaaaaaaaaaaagaaagactctagattattttattaatgctattaggattggttttgtttttatttagacctAGTCTAAAAGGAAGTGGGAATGATGAAaagcatattaaaaataagtagaattaggaaaaaagaaaaaaaattgctttataAATACGAAATTTGTGATATTGTTGAGATATTGCAGCAAATAATAGCCTATATATTTAGGTATAATGCAAGTATagcatacattttattttcttataaaaaaaacttatttaaaaaacgtTTACCAGTAGTGTTACAGGTGACAGCatcctattttttaaattgagtgcAAACTTAACGTAAGTGCTCAAAAACTTCAATTTCTCTATCTAGCTGCTTAATACAattgaaacattcaaattacTAAATgctaaaaaagcaaacaaattaaCAGTTAGTTGTACTTTAATCATCAATGGTGTCCCAGTGATGCACCTGAAATGCAATAGTGGGTACCCCTTTTGCCAGCACTGCTGAAGAAATGTATGTATtccaattcattttttattgataagttCTTGAAGTACAATGGGTGAAGAAGTGAATACACataaaatgaaaccaaaaacttcCACTTTAATTTTTGGCCTAATGTGACACTTTTTGataccagtactggagaaacactcttATTATAATTTGAACTATACTGTATTTAGTACTGTAGTCAGTGTAGTGACAAGTGACTACACTACTACACTGAATATGATTGAATGACAGAGACTACACTTGACTACAGTACTGTGAGTACACTAGTGACTAGTATTACAGTATGAGTATGACTAGTATGAGTAACTTCATAGTCATAGCTTATGACTTATGTTAtaacttattttatatattagataaagtctatataaataatatatttttatattattgataGATAAATTAGATAGTTatcatagtcatagatctatattattctatatcaagtcaaatagatctatatatgattACTAGACTCTCTATAAAAGTATATTagataaagtctagatctatattctatttctagatttatatcaatcaatcaatcatatataacttaataataataacttacaTTATAAACAATTTAAACATACACTTAACTTTAAcatactacatagatctagaattctagatctagatctagatctagtcattctagttaTTAATCTAGTAAGTTGTAAGTAATAATCTAATTATACTAGACTACTAgagtagatctaattattctaattagTCTAAGTCTTATGAGGACTCTAATGGTAGTAATGCTAGAGTGCAGCTAGAGTATAAAACTGAATACTCATTCATTACTATTAATACTGTAAGTTAGTACCTGTACT
It encodes:
- the LOC106055354 gene encoding DNA-directed RNA polymerase II subunit RPB9-like isoform X1, which codes for MDIFETHNEGPGFVGIRFCKECNNMLYPKEDKENRILLYACRNCDYQQEADNRCIYVNKIMHEVDELTQIVGDVIADPTLPRTEDHHCPKCDHREAVFFQSHSTKAEEGMRLYYVCTNAQCMHRWTE
- the LOC106055354 gene encoding DNA-directed RNA polymerase II subunit RPB9-like isoform X2 produces the protein MLYPKEDKENRILLYACRNCDYQQEADNRCIYVNKIMHEVDELTQIVGDVIADPTLPRTEDHHCPKCDHREAVFFQSHSTKAEEGMRLYYVCTNAQCMHRWTE